In Paeniglutamicibacter kerguelensis, one genomic interval encodes:
- the bioA gene encoding adenosylmethionine--8-amino-7-oxononanoate transaminase — translation MSVDTLDLLARDSGLLWHPYASLDAGARYSVAAARGARITLEDGQGRSREVIDGMASWWSVVHGYGNRVLDAAAHAQIDKFSHVMFGGLTHEPAVELAERLVAMAPGNLQHVFLADSGSISVEVALKLALQYQDACGKPARQRFLALRGGYHGDTFAAMGICDPVDGMHAAFAPLSRQQVFLPRPPAAQRTASGDWVFGADELERWEAQARGIAAEHAGELAGIVCEPVLQGAGGMHIYPPRVLRVLREIADKHELLLIVDEIATGFGRTGKLFAVEWAQVDPDIMCVGKALTGGYLSLAAMMCTPKVAGVLGSGSGSSGSALLHGPTFMGNPLACAVACASLDLLTGPGDPRAASAQWHAQVARLERGLRAALEPARELAGVKDVRVLGGVGVIQLHEPVRVADVTRVAVENGAWVRPFRDLVYVMPPYVCTDDELRVLGSALTAAVGEVHGG, via the coding sequence ATGAGTGTCGACACCTTGGACCTACTGGCCCGTGATTCCGGCCTGCTCTGGCACCCGTATGCCTCCCTCGATGCCGGGGCCCGCTACTCGGTGGCGGCCGCCCGCGGGGCCAGGATCACGCTGGAGGACGGCCAGGGCCGCAGCCGCGAGGTCATCGACGGGATGGCCTCCTGGTGGTCGGTGGTGCACGGCTACGGGAATCGCGTGCTCGATGCCGCAGCGCATGCGCAGATCGACAAGTTCAGCCACGTCATGTTCGGCGGACTCACGCACGAGCCCGCGGTGGAACTGGCCGAACGCCTGGTGGCCATGGCCCCGGGGAACCTGCAACACGTGTTCCTGGCCGACTCCGGCTCGATCAGCGTGGAGGTGGCACTCAAGCTGGCACTGCAGTACCAGGACGCGTGCGGGAAACCCGCGCGGCAGCGATTCCTGGCCCTGCGCGGCGGGTACCACGGGGACACCTTCGCGGCCATGGGCATTTGCGATCCCGTGGACGGCATGCACGCGGCGTTCGCGCCGCTGAGCCGCCAGCAGGTCTTCCTGCCCAGGCCCCCGGCCGCGCAGCGCACCGCATCCGGCGACTGGGTCTTTGGCGCGGACGAGCTGGAACGGTGGGAAGCCCAGGCGCGGGGCATTGCTGCCGAGCACGCCGGGGAACTGGCGGGCATCGTGTGCGAACCGGTCCTGCAGGGTGCCGGCGGCATGCACATCTACCCGCCACGGGTGCTGCGGGTGCTGCGGGAAATCGCCGACAAGCATGAGTTGCTGTTGATCGTCGATGAGATCGCCACCGGGTTCGGCCGCACCGGCAAGCTTTTTGCCGTCGAATGGGCCCAGGTCGACCCCGACATCATGTGTGTGGGCAAGGCGCTGACCGGCGGCTACCTCTCGCTGGCCGCGATGATGTGCACCCCGAAGGTGGCCGGGGTCCTTGGCTCCGGCAGCGGGTCGTCGGGGTCCGCGCTCCTGCACGGGCCCACCTTCATGGGCAACCCGTTGGCCTGCGCCGTGGCGTGCGCCTCGCTGGACCTGCTCACCGGCCCGGGCGATCCGAGGGCCGCTTCCGCGCAGTGGCACGCACAGGTGGCCCGCCTGGAGCGCGGCCTGCGCGCCGCGTTGGAGCCAGCGCGGGAACTGGCCGGCGTGAAGGACGTGCGCGTGCTCGGCGGTGTCGGCGTGATCCAGCTGCACGAACCCGTGCGCGTGGCGGACGTGACGCGCGTGGCCGTGGAAAACGGCGCCTGGGTGCGGCCCTTCCGGGACCTGGTCTACGTGATGCCCCCGTATGTCTGCACCGATGACGAGCTGCGGGTCCTGGGTTCGGCACTCACCGCTGCGGTGGGAGAAGTCCATGGCGGCTGA
- a CDS encoding cytochrome P450 has translation MSCPFATAAAVQSAPLAGPLPAAYPEAVNRRYRSIEDPAVVRQILRRAEEFTPANALSTAIALSPAALRILASVRFALPPVLASASGQAHMSVRRVVAGFFSPAKVQAQGSFIEERVRGICAELEETYRAGGTVDLADRLAAVVPPEVMQKLTGIPVPPMEFLKRWSQHSLELFWGWPDEQRQLVLATSAAEFFVWLVGAVDESVGREDGNLYATLHRAGVDQRRIVSLGYFLAIAGQETTTMLIQTAVFGALADGRWDSCADPQTGGQASKDVVREALALASSVPTWRRITAVDAEVGGESFRAGDELVLRLSGGMPGSPDDDSLAFGYGIHRCLGAGIARLETELVLSATARALPGIELLDREPRWNHLLSFQTPADVKTRLQDGAPMPRSQKGHAK, from the coding sequence ATGAGCTGTCCCTTTGCCACCGCCGCGGCCGTTCAGAGCGCCCCCTTGGCGGGCCCGCTTCCCGCGGCCTACCCCGAAGCGGTGAACCGGCGCTACCGAAGCATCGAGGATCCCGCCGTGGTGCGGCAGATCCTGCGCAGGGCCGAGGAGTTCACCCCGGCCAACGCGCTGAGCACCGCCATCGCGCTGAGCCCCGCCGCGCTGCGCATCCTCGCATCGGTGCGTTTTGCCCTGCCGCCGGTCCTGGCAAGCGCCTCGGGCCAGGCGCACATGTCCGTCAGGCGGGTCGTGGCGGGCTTCTTCAGCCCGGCAAAGGTGCAGGCCCAGGGTTCGTTCATCGAGGAGCGGGTGCGCGGGATCTGCGCGGAACTGGAGGAGACCTACCGGGCCGGCGGCACCGTCGACCTGGCGGACCGGCTCGCGGCGGTGGTCCCCCCTGAAGTCATGCAAAAGCTCACCGGCATCCCCGTGCCGCCGATGGAATTCCTCAAGCGCTGGAGCCAGCACTCCCTGGAGCTCTTTTGGGGGTGGCCGGACGAGCAGCGGCAACTGGTGCTGGCCACGAGCGCCGCGGAATTCTTCGTCTGGCTCGTCGGCGCGGTGGACGAGTCGGTGGGGCGCGAAGACGGAAACCTGTATGCGACCCTGCACCGTGCGGGGGTGGATCAGCGCCGCATCGTCTCGCTGGGCTACTTCCTGGCGATCGCCGGACAGGAAACCACCACCATGCTCATCCAGACGGCGGTGTTCGGCGCCCTGGCCGACGGGCGCTGGGATTCCTGTGCCGATCCGCAGACCGGGGGACAGGCGTCCAAGGACGTGGTGCGCGAGGCCCTGGCCCTGGCGTCCTCGGTGCCCACCTGGCGGCGGATCACCGCCGTGGACGCCGAGGTCGGGGGCGAATCCTTCCGGGCCGGCGACGAGCTGGTGCTGCGCCTCTCCGGCGGGATGCCGGGTTCCCCGGACGACGACTCGCTGGCCTTCGGCTACGGGATCCACCGTTGCCTGGGCGCCGGCATCGCGCGCCTCGAAACGGAATTGGTGCTCAGCGCCACGGCGCGCGCACTGCCAGGAATCGAATTGCTCGATCGCGAGCCGCGGTGGAACCACCTGCTCTCGTTCCAGACGCCGGCGGACGTCAAGACGCGCCTGCAGGACGGCGCACCCATGCCGCGCAGCCAGAAGGGACACGCAAAATGA
- the bioB gene encoding biotin synthase BioB, with protein MTLGIATNLEESPAETFTEPLDARALAARVEAGHRITESEALAILGTPDERTLELVAAAGTLRRKHFGNTVKVNYLVNLKSGLCPEDCTYCSQRLGSKAEILKYSWLKPDEAVHQAGLGIAGGASRVCMVASGKGPSDRDVDRVATMIGQIKDEHPEIEVCACLGILKEGQAERLAAAGTDAYNHNLNTAESLYPEICSTHTFQERVDTVGQAKDAGLSPCSGLIVGMGETPEQLVEAVSALRDLDADSIPVNFLMPFDGTPLAGTWHLTPMACLRILALVRLAAPATELRMAGGREMHLRSMQSTALAVANSLFLGDYLTSEGQDARRDLEMISDAGYLVLGQEDIDPAELAARIRHRADEAPARPEAPGCGTACGSGCGSASSRGCGPMGAEPVLRRRGAGTQENPNA; from the coding sequence ATGACCTTGGGCATTGCGACCAATCTTGAAGAATCCCCGGCGGAGACGTTTACCGAACCGCTTGACGCGCGGGCCCTTGCCGCCCGGGTGGAAGCGGGACACCGAATCACCGAGTCCGAGGCCCTGGCGATCCTGGGCACGCCCGACGAGCGGACCCTGGAGCTGGTGGCGGCGGCCGGGACACTGAGGCGCAAGCACTTCGGCAACACCGTGAAGGTCAACTACCTGGTGAACCTCAAGTCGGGGCTCTGCCCGGAGGACTGCACGTACTGTTCCCAGCGCCTGGGATCCAAGGCCGAGATCCTCAAGTACTCCTGGCTCAAGCCCGACGAGGCCGTGCACCAGGCAGGGCTCGGGATCGCCGGCGGCGCCTCGCGCGTGTGCATGGTCGCCTCCGGCAAGGGCCCCAGCGATCGCGACGTCGACCGGGTGGCCACCATGATCGGCCAGATCAAGGACGAGCACCCGGAGATCGAGGTCTGCGCCTGCCTGGGCATCCTCAAGGAGGGACAGGCCGAACGGCTCGCCGCCGCCGGGACGGATGCCTACAACCACAACCTGAACACCGCCGAGTCCCTCTACCCGGAGATCTGCTCGACCCACACCTTCCAGGAACGCGTGGACACCGTCGGGCAGGCCAAGGACGCCGGGCTCTCCCCGTGCTCCGGGCTCATCGTGGGCATGGGCGAAACCCCCGAGCAGCTCGTCGAGGCAGTCTCCGCCCTGCGCGACCTTGACGCCGACTCGATCCCGGTGAACTTCCTGATGCCCTTCGACGGGACCCCGCTGGCCGGGACCTGGCACCTGACCCCGATGGCGTGCCTGCGCATCCTGGCCCTGGTACGTCTTGCTGCACCCGCCACCGAGCTGCGCATGGCCGGCGGCCGGGAAATGCACCTGCGTTCGATGCAGTCCACGGCGCTGGCCGTGGCCAATTCCCTGTTCCTGGGCGACTACCTCACGTCCGAAGGCCAGGATGCCCGGCGGGACCTGGAGATGATTTCGGATGCCGGGTACCTGGTGCTGGGCCAGGAGGACATCGACCCCGCGGAACTGGCGGCACGGATCCGGCACCGGGCCGACGAGGCCCCGGCACGGCCCGAGGCCCCCGGATGCGGCACCGCCTGCGGCAGCGGTTGCGGCAGTGCCTCCTCGCGGGGCTGCGGCCCGATGGGCGCCGAACCGGTCCTCCGCCGCCGCGGTGCGGGCACGCAGGAGAACCCCAACGCATGA
- a CDS encoding HIT family protein: protein MGESTRAQAIEAPEELSQEEQDAAVTDDFELAGVPDSFQRLWTPYRMAYIKAGQDQVKDEESCPFCVAPTRSDEDSLILHRGKTAYVILNLFPYNPGHILICPYRHVPDYTDITEEETAEMAALAQKSMRVLRHVSRPTGFNLGMNQGVTGGAGIAAHLHQHVVPRWAGDGNFFPIIAQTKAMPATLGDIREDLAAGWLEID, encoded by the coding sequence ATGGGGGAGTCCACGCGGGCACAAGCCATCGAAGCGCCCGAGGAGCTTTCGCAGGAGGAGCAGGACGCGGCAGTCACCGACGATTTCGAACTCGCCGGGGTGCCCGATTCCTTCCAGCGCCTGTGGACTCCCTACCGGATGGCCTACATCAAGGCCGGCCAGGACCAGGTCAAGGACGAGGAGTCCTGCCCCTTCTGCGTCGCGCCGACCCGTAGCGACGAGGACTCGCTGATTCTTCACCGGGGCAAGACCGCATACGTGATCTTGAACCTCTTCCCCTACAACCCGGGCCACATCCTGATCTGCCCCTATCGCCATGTGCCGGATTACACCGACATCACGGAGGAAGAAACAGCGGAGATGGCTGCGTTGGCGCAGAAGTCCATGCGCGTGCTGCGCCATGTTTCGCGCCCCACCGGTTTCAACCTGGGCATGAACCAGGGCGTCACCGGCGGGGCCGGCATTGCCGCGCACCTGCACCAGCATGTGGTTCCGCGCTGGGCCGGCGACGGGAACTTCTTCCCGATCATCGCGCAGACCAAGGCGATGCCCGCAACGTTGGGCGACATCCGCGAGGACCTGGCTGCCGGCTGGCTTGAGATCGACTAA
- a CDS encoding aminotransferase class I/II-fold pyridoxal phosphate-dependent enzyme, translating into MAADPTSTRLPAADDTGRAEPGSWATWLAARARVRAARGMQRTDNSRGPLMDLASNDYLGLGRHPEVRAAAAAAVQEYGAGAAASRVATGTLPVHRELEGSLCRYTGRAEALVFSSGYTANLGVLGALGGPGSLFILDAHAHASLIDGARLSGALVETSRHNDLEHIERLLRENLRGPAPKPRVAVVVESIYSVLGDAAPLAEAAELCARHGALLVVDEAHSLAATDQGSAVRAAGLAGSGHVVVTATLSKALGAQGGAALLGGESAGLLREHLVNTSRTFLFDTALAPAAAAAALRSLALADPGRIGNLARNAKVICETLAGHPELRGRIEPGAGAVQSIKMPGAAAAMAVTAALREHGIAVACFRPPSVPDGISRLRITAHAHQDPVELALVLGTVARIILEVES; encoded by the coding sequence ATGGCGGCTGACCCGACTTCGACCCGGCTTCCCGCGGCCGACGACACTGGACGGGCGGAGCCGGGATCCTGGGCGACCTGGCTGGCCGCCCGGGCGCGGGTGCGTGCCGCACGCGGCATGCAGCGCACCGACAACTCCCGCGGGCCGCTTATGGACCTGGCCTCCAACGACTACCTGGGTCTGGGCAGACACCCCGAGGTCCGGGCCGCGGCAGCCGCGGCGGTGCAGGAATACGGTGCCGGGGCCGCCGCCAGCCGCGTGGCCACGGGCACCCTGCCGGTCCACCGCGAGCTTGAAGGATCGTTGTGCCGGTACACGGGACGGGCGGAGGCGCTGGTCTTTTCCAGCGGCTACACCGCGAACCTCGGCGTGCTCGGTGCCCTCGGTGGCCCCGGCAGCCTCTTCATCCTCGACGCCCACGCGCACGCCAGCCTGATTGACGGCGCACGGCTTTCCGGGGCGCTGGTGGAAACCTCCCGACACAACGACCTCGAGCACATCGAAAGGCTGCTGCGGGAGAACCTGCGCGGCCCGGCACCCAAGCCGCGCGTCGCGGTGGTCGTCGAGTCCATCTACTCGGTGCTCGGGGACGCGGCGCCGCTGGCCGAGGCGGCCGAACTCTGTGCCCGCCACGGAGCCCTGCTGGTGGTGGACGAGGCCCATTCCCTGGCTGCGACAGACCAAGGCTCGGCGGTGCGTGCCGCGGGACTGGCCGGCTCCGGGCACGTGGTCGTCACCGCGACGCTCTCCAAGGCGCTCGGTGCGCAGGGCGGGGCTGCATTGCTCGGCGGGGAATCCGCGGGACTGCTGCGCGAGCACCTGGTGAACACCTCGCGCACCTTCCTGTTCGACACCGCACTGGCGCCGGCGGCCGCCGCCGCGGCGCTCCGCTCCCTGGCGCTTGCCGATCCCGGGCGAATCGGCAACCTTGCGCGCAATGCGAAGGTCATCTGCGAAACCCTGGCCGGGCACCCGGAACTGCGCGGGCGCATCGAGCCGGGCGCGGGTGCGGTCCAGTCGATCAAGATGCCCGGCGCGGCTGCCGCGATGGCCGTCACCGCCGCCTTGCGGGAACACGGCATCGCCGTGGCATGCTTCCGGCCGCCGAGTGTCCCGGACGGGATCTCGCGGCTGCGGATCACCGCACACGCGCACCAAGACCCCGTCGAATTGGCTCTCGTCCTGGGGACGGTAGCCCGGATCATCCTGGAAGTGGAATCATGA